Below is a window of Micromonas commoda chromosome 14, complete sequence DNA.
AGGATGTCGAACGTCGAGTACTCCACGCCCGTGTCGTTGAGAGCCTCGACCACCTTGCGGCTGAACCCGCACCTCGGCTCGTCCCGGTCGCCCTTCATGAAGAGCACCACCGGGGTCTGCGTGGTGAGCTTACGGAGcctcgcgtcgaggtcgccgggtcccgcgtcgctcgcgtgggttcccgcgacgggcgcggcgccgttcgaaGCGCCGTCGGCCGCCCGGGGCGCGGAtgacgcgacgccgaagtGCTGCTGGGTCTTGCTCGCGAGAGccttgccgtcggcgccctcgagcttgtccagcggcgcgccggcgcccttgTGGAAGGTGAAGAAGGGCACCGCGCTGACGTCGTAGCGCTCGGtgagctcgtccacctcctccgcctcgacgcgcgcgaaggccACGCCGGTCCACTGGGACGAGAGTTGGCGCACGAGCTGATCCATCGCGCCGCAGGGTTCGCACCACGTGGCCCAGTAGTGCGccaccacgccgccgggtgacgccgcgaggagcgcgtcgaacTCGGCCGCGGTCTTGACGTCCGTGACCGGCATCGTCTTCACTCGGTGTCGTCTGCGCgtgcggggcgagcgcggatcTGACCAGCGCGGAAGAGGCGCGAACAATCTTCTCGAGAAAAAGCGCCCCGGCCGGCCCGCCGAAATAAAGGTTCAAATAACTCCTCAACACCAAATACGTCGGAGTCTGACTACCGATCCATACGAAGATTGATGGATTCCTTCGTGTCAAATCCGGCCAACGAGAGCCACCCGATTTTCCCGCCAGCGGCGTTTGCGACGCTTCACTTTTTgaggtcgcgcggcgccgacggcacggcgcggggggaacgCGACAGGGCAGTTACTcgagtcgacgcccgcgagatGACGCCCACGGGTGATCTCGAGTACACCGTCAAGACGCttccggcgtccgcggaggagatcgcgcggtgcgggacgctacgacgccgcgtgcacgAGTGGCTCGCGTCTCCCGATCGCGCTGGAAAgcacgaggacgacccggagctcgacgagataCTGGACCCGTCGGGCGACGCCTGGATCCGATTCCTCCGCGCCAGGAACGGTAACATCGACAAAGCGTTCAAGATGATGTCCAACCACCTCGCGTGGCGGTGCGACTACCGCCCGTGGACCATCACGCCCGCGGAGATCGAGCATCAGAACGTGACCGGTAAGGTTCGCATGGGGGGGCTGGACTCCAGGGACGGGCGCCCGGTGCTCGTGTTCGACGACAGCAAGGAGAACAGCAAGGACCACGCTATGCAGCTCCGGTCGCTGGTGTATCACGTgtgccgcgtcgatcgcgcgtgCAGGCGGAACCCCAACCTCGGCAAGTACCTGCTCTTCATCCACCTCCGCGACTTCAAGCTCTCCAAAGCTCCGGGACGGAAGCAATCCACGAACACGCTGTCGCTGCTCCAGGACCAGTTCCCCGAACGCTTGGGGCGGGCCATCCTGTACAAACCACCCACGgtgttcgccgcgatgcTGTCCATGGTCAAGCCGTTCATGACGGAGGTTACGCGCAACAAGATCATCGCCGTGACCGgaaacgtcgacgcgggatcCAAAAACGATTCAAAGATGCGCGgcatcgcgggcgacgactgGCGGGAGCTCACCGGCGCCACGATGCCCCAGTCCTCCCCGGAGATCTCCCCGGGGTAcgatcacgcgcgcgcgtgggcggagGTTGTGAGAGagcacgcggaggaggaggagcggcgccgggcgtgggcggagtcgcgcgccgggcgtggtCGGAGTCATCACGAGTTTGCGCGAAGCGATTCGGTGTCGAGCATGGACGTGTCCAACAAGGCTGCCGTCGTGGGCGGGCCGGCCGGGGGCAAGAAGAAGTCAAAGCTGGCGCCTGAGGAGCCGGGGAGCAGGCGGACCTCGCACGACGGCTCCGTGGACGTCTTCTTCGACGCGAAGGAGACCATCAAACCCGTAAAATCCAAGAGCTGGTTCGGGTTTTGACTTAGGCTATGATAATGTTAACAGAGTAGAACGTCGAAGCGAAGTCTTCTGATGACGCTTATCGACATTacccgagcgcgacgcctcctcctcagcgccgcgcgttgaATGTAAACCCCTAACGATGCGTATCCCCCTTATGCACACTCCCCCCGGTGGCGTCGCAAATATCGCAAATATAATTGCGAATCTCATCGCGAATctctcgtcgccggcgtaaACTCTACGCCGAGCTGCGACGAGTACCGCCTCAGTAAATCCTCGTACGTACCCAAAACCTCCGCCTGCTCGTGGTACGCCTTCTTCATCTCCATCACCTCGTCGAAGAACGCCGGGtccagggcgtcgagctcggcccgCAGGTCCCCGTTCTCGTTTTGCAGCCGCCTAATctcaacctccgcggcggtgattctcgcgcgaagctccttcgccgcgtcgtcgccgccgccgtcgccccgctgCGCCAGCTGGCGCGCCAATCTGTCGGATTCCATGCGCGCGAACGACAAGGCCTCGCGGGTCTCCATGAGCTGCAGGGAAGTGGCCGCAGCCTCCgactgcgcggcgacgagcaggGCTTGGTCGTCGGgcgacatcgtcgccgcgggctctGGGTcagccgccgctcgcgccccctTGCCCCCGCGCTTGATCTcatccttgagctccttcacCTGGAGCTCGAGCTTCTGCGATCGCTGCAGGAGCTCCTTGTGCTCCTTCTCCACCCTGCGCAAACCCACCATGTCGCTCTCCAGGTCCCGAACCTTGAGACggagctccttcgcggctcgagcgtGCTCGTTACCCCtcgcagcagccgccgcctgccCGCGCAGACC
It encodes the following:
- a CDS encoding predicted protein produces the protein VVAHYWATWCEPCGAMDQLVRQLSSQWTGVAFARVEAEEVDELTERYDVSAVPFFTFHKGAGAPLDKLEGADGKALASKTQQHFGVASSAPRAADGASNGAAPVAGTHASDAGPGDLDARLRKLTTQTPVVLFMKGDRDEPRCGFSRKVVEALNDTGVEYSTFDILQDEDVRQGLKTFSNWPTYPQLYAGGELLGGCDIVLEMAAGGELKAALEEATAAAMPEEDINSRLAKLVKSSEVVLFMKGDRDEPRCGFSRKVVEALNDTGVEYSTFDILQDEDVRQGLKTFSNWPTYPQLYAGGELLGGCDIVLEMAAGGEL
- a CDS encoding predicted protein; the encoded protein is MDSFVSNPANESHPIFPPAAFATLHFLRSRGADGTARGERDRAVTRVDAREMTPTGDLEYTVKTLPASAEEIARCGTLRRRVHEWLASPDRAGKHEDDPELDEILDPSGDAWIRFLRARNGNIDKAFKMMSNHLAWRCDYRPWTITPAEIEHQNVTGKVRMGGLDSRDGRPVLVFDDSKENSKDHAMQLRSLVYHVCRVDRACRRNPNLGKYLLFIHLRDFKLSKAPGRKQSTNTLSLLQDQFPERLGRAILYKPPTVFAAMLSMVKPFMTEVTRNKIIAVTGNVDAGSKNDSKMRGIAGDDWRELTGATMPQSSPEISPGYDHARAWAEVVREHAEEEERRRAWAESRAGRGRSHHEFARSDSVSSMDVSNKAAVVGGPAGGKKKSKLAPEEPGSRRTSHDGSVDVFFDAKETIKPVKSKSWFGF